A stretch of the Oenococcus sp. UCMA 16435 genome encodes the following:
- a CDS encoding PLP-dependent transferase, with product MAHIDTILAQGGNGSDDQKTGAVVAPIYFSTAFRHPGLGESTGFDYARLQTPTRQILEKQLATIEYGDNAFAVSSGMAAIDLLFSTFLKKGDHFITSDDLYGGSFRYFDDLVEKNGIDYSLWDSSNFNDLKQKISSKTRLVWLETPSNPTMKVIDIEKVADFVHKINPKILVAVDNTFLSPILQNPIKLGADLVVHSATKYLGGHNDILAGVVISSRLELSESLQENLITRGQVLDPFSCWLLLRSLKTLSLRVQRHNSSARYIAKALTKIKGVDKILYPGLGGMISFYLSDGYDTDKFLQGLKLFSFAESLGGAESLITIPSIQTHHDMSQQRRNELGITDNLVRVSVGLEDKNDLLKDLKQAIKGAK from the coding sequence TTGGCACATATCGATACAATTTTGGCTCAAGGCGGAAATGGTAGCGATGATCAAAAAACTGGTGCGGTAGTCGCACCAATCTATTTTTCAACCGCTTTCCGTCATCCGGGGTTAGGCGAATCGACCGGTTTCGATTATGCTCGTTTACAAACACCGACACGGCAGATTCTTGAAAAGCAATTAGCGACAATTGAATACGGCGATAATGCCTTTGCTGTTTCATCGGGGATGGCGGCCATCGATTTGTTGTTTTCGACTTTTTTGAAAAAAGGAGATCATTTCATTACTTCTGACGATTTATATGGTGGATCTTTTCGATATTTCGATGATTTGGTGGAAAAAAACGGTATTGATTATTCTCTTTGGGACAGTTCTAATTTTAATGATTTAAAACAAAAGATCAGCTCTAAAACTCGTTTGGTATGGCTTGAAACTCCAAGCAACCCAACGATGAAAGTTATTGATATTGAAAAAGTTGCCGATTTTGTCCATAAGATTAACCCAAAGATACTGGTTGCCGTCGATAATACTTTTCTCAGCCCGATTCTCCAAAATCCGATTAAATTAGGAGCTGATCTTGTTGTTCACTCTGCAACTAAGTATCTCGGTGGTCACAATGATATTTTGGCAGGAGTTGTTATTAGTTCTCGTTTAGAACTGTCGGAAAGTCTTCAAGAAAATTTGATTACGAGAGGACAGGTTCTCGATCCCTTTTCCTGCTGGCTTTTGTTAAGATCGTTGAAAACATTGTCTTTACGGGTTCAAAGACACAATAGCTCGGCTCGATATATTGCAAAAGCCTTAACAAAAATCAAGGGAGTTGATAAAATTCTTTATCCGGGCCTTGGTGGAATGATCAGTTTCTATTTAAGTGATGGCTATGATACCGATAAATTCTTGCAGGGCCTTAAATTATTTTCTTTTGCTGAAAGTTTGGGAGGCGCAGAAAGTTTGATCACAATCCCAAGCATTCAAACTCATCATGATATGAGCCAGCAGCGTCGCAATGAATTAGGAATTACCGATAATCTTGTTCGCGTAAGTGTTGGCTTGGAAGACAAAAATGATTTACTCAAAGATTTAAAACAGGCAATTAAAGGGGCTAAATGA